The following coding sequences lie in one Aulosira sp. FACHB-615 genomic window:
- a CDS encoding RHS repeat-associated core domain-containing protein gives MVKAQIDERGNRTEIRYDMAGRQIQVIYSDDTPATLTDNPKTTYTYDKAGQRIAETDALNHTTTYKYDDLGRLTKTEFNDKTDTTSEYDNLGRRIAMTDQNDKRTEYRYDTLGRLTGVKNALQDWAEYGYNEVGNLIWIEDANDHRTKYEYDGVGRRTAVILPMDQRSDTVYDSVGNLKTYTDFNRNTTTYSYDSMNWMTSKQFQDGSKVTYTHTDTGLQNVIAFVDANGQTTATYDYDYDERDRLVKRTDNIDGVSRSISYTYDAASNRTSVTTASGTVNYTFDVRNRLDKVIENGITTADYDYDAVSNLVLTTFANGTSEIRQYDDLNRLKYLENRRGDSILSSYTYTLDKVGNRTKVVEQNGRTVDYTYDTLYRLTQEKITDAVNGNRIYGYTFDKVGNRLTKSETVYGATTVTDYVYDANDRLLNETVNQQVVVNYTYDNNGNTLTKTENGITTEYTWDYENRLIAARVKDANGVTQQSMQYRYNDNGIRVASTVNGVETRYLIDDVQPYAQVLEEYSPNGAVQVEYVYGNDLIAQEQGDSRSFYHIDGLGSTRVLTDATGSIVSNYNYEAYGELINFTGGVENKYLFAGEQFDEALGDYYNRARYYDAHNGRFLRRDTYEGKLEEPLTLHKYIYANDNPVYFIDPTGFISTTLGESNAIFAILAILATIGYITSTTLQKEELDRNLTFYRGTTYYAALEIVSSQSISSSLQRTINIQRYYGNSPERQGVYFSSQYSTAAYYANLVAGDGSGGGEGIFSAIVPEKRFGIFAAKYGISVEVPVPQAPTPGQTETLIPYNAIPEFDTFARYSFV, from the coding sequence TTGGTTAAAGCACAAATCGATGAGCGTGGCAATCGTACAGAGATCCGCTATGATATGGCAGGGCGGCAAATTCAGGTAATTTATTCTGATGATACACCTGCAACTTTAACAGATAACCCCAAAACCACTTATACTTATGACAAAGCAGGACAGCGGATTGCTGAAACTGATGCGCTCAACCACACTACTACATATAAGTACGACGATTTAGGGCGGTTGACCAAGACTGAGTTCAACGATAAAACTGATACTACTAGCGAATATGACAACTTAGGTCGGCGCATTGCGATGACTGACCAGAATGACAAGCGGACTGAATACCGCTACGATACGCTGGGTCGCTTGACTGGAGTGAAGAATGCGCTTCAAGACTGGGCAGAATACGGCTACAACGAAGTTGGGAATTTAATTTGGATCGAAGATGCCAACGATCATCGCACCAAGTATGAATACGACGGCGTGGGTCGTCGCACGGCAGTAATCTTGCCAATGGATCAACGCTCTGACACAGTTTATGATTCTGTCGGCAACCTTAAGACTTACACTGACTTTAATCGCAATACTACAACCTATAGCTACGACTCCATGAACTGGATGACCTCGAAACAGTTCCAGGACGGATCGAAGGTAACGTATACTCATACGGATACAGGTTTGCAAAATGTGATTGCGTTTGTTGATGCTAATGGTCAAACTACTGCGACTTATGACTACGACTATGACGAGCGCGATCGCCTCGTTAAACGCACTGATAATATTGATGGGGTTAGCCGCAGTATTAGCTATACCTATGATGCAGCAAGTAATCGCACTTCAGTTACTACCGCATCTGGTACTGTTAACTATACTTTCGATGTTCGCAACCGTCTCGACAAAGTAATTGAAAATGGGATTACTACAGCAGATTATGATTATGATGCAGTAAGTAATTTGGTGCTTACTACCTTTGCTAATGGTACTTCAGAGATCCGTCAATACGATGACCTTAACAGGTTAAAGTATCTAGAAAATCGTCGGGGTGATAGTATTCTGTCCAGCTATACCTACACGCTAGATAAGGTGGGCAACCGTACCAAAGTTGTCGAGCAGAATGGACGCACTGTTGATTACACTTACGATACTTTATATAGGTTGACTCAAGAGAAAATCACTGATGCAGTTAATGGAAATCGCATCTACGGTTATACCTTCGATAAGGTAGGCAATCGCCTTACTAAGAGTGAGACTGTCTACGGTGCTACAACGGTTACTGATTACGTTTATGATGCCAATGACCGATTGTTAAATGAGACAGTGAATCAACAGGTAGTTGTTAATTATACCTACGATAACAATGGCAATACCTTAACCAAGACCGAAAATGGCATTACAACTGAATACACCTGGGATTACGAGAACCGATTGATTGCTGCAAGGGTAAAAGATGCCAATGGTGTAACACAACAATCAATGCAGTATCGATATAACGATAATGGTATTCGAGTTGCATCAACGGTTAATGGTGTTGAAACGCGGTATTTAATAGATGATGTGCAGCCTTATGCCCAAGTTTTGGAAGAATATTCTCCTAATGGTGCCGTGCAAGTCGAGTATGTCTACGGCAATGATTTGATTGCTCAGGAACAGGGTGACAGTCGTAGTTTCTACCATATTGATGGTTTAGGTAGTACGCGGGTATTGACCGATGCTACAGGAAGTATTGTCAGCAATTATAACTATGAGGCTTACGGAGAGTTAATTAACTTTACAGGTGGAGTGGAGAACAAGTATCTGTTTGCTGGGGAGCAGTTTGATGAAGCATTGGGAGATTATTATAATCGAGCAAGGTATTATGATGCTCATAATGGAAGGTTTTTGAGAAGGGATACATATGAAGGAAAACTGGAAGAACCTTTGACGCTGCACAAGTATATTTATGCTAATGACAATCCAGTTTACTTTATCGATCCAACTGGGTTTATTTCCACTACTTTAGGCGAGTCTAATGCTATTTTTGCAATTCTAGCAATACTTGCTACGATAGGTTACATCACGTCAACAACTTTACAAAAAGAAGAATTAGATAGAAATCTTACTTTTTATCGTGGTACAACATACTATGCTGCATTAGAAATAGTAAGTTCCCAAAGTATAAGTTCTTCTTTACAAAGGACTATTAATATTCAAAGGTACTATGGCAATAGTCCAGAGCGACAAGGGGTATACTTCTCAAGTCAGTATTCAACGGCAGCATACTATGCTAATTTAGTAGCTGGAGATGGTTCAGGAGGAGGAGAAGGCATTTTCTCTGCCATTGTACCTGAAAAGCGTTTTGGTATATTTGCAGCAAAATACGGAATTTCTGTCGAGGTACCTGTTCCTCAAGCACCTACACCAGGGCAGACAGAAACACTAATTCCATACAATGCAATACCTGAATTTGATACCTTTGCCCGGTACAGTTTTGTCTAG
- a CDS encoding RNA-guided endonuclease TnpB family protein, giving the protein MFHLTYEFKLKPTQSQIAIFEDWLEQCRRVYNYALCERKDWIKSRSCRINACSLHSEYIIPADTPRPTYFNQSEKLTQAKKKYPELRKVSAQVLQQTLKRLEKAFVALWEQKHGFPRFKKPEKMRSFVFPQIGVNSIQKGKILLPKIGWVKFHQSREIPDSGRIKQAQIVKRASGWYILLIVQWDVDVPQPIPHGEAVGIDVGLTSFIATSNGLTVKRPRFFVDAERKLKLLQQRVSRKRLGSNNWHKAIKKVAKLHEYVANCRKDWHFKLSHQICNGVGMVFVEDLNLVGLSRSILGKHCLDAAWGQFFNILEQTCFKRGVYFQKVDSHKTSQICPSCGTDTGKKELSERTHVCSNCGYTSDRDVAAAQVVLQRGLAAVGHTVKMLVEGKFVGIPKMQESLNL; this is encoded by the coding sequence GTGTTTCATCTGACTTACGAATTTAAACTTAAACCCACACAAAGCCAAATTGCCATATTTGAAGACTGGTTAGAACAATGTCGCCGTGTCTATAACTATGCGCTGTGTGAGCGTAAAGACTGGATTAAATCTCGTAGTTGTCGGATTAATGCTTGTTCGTTACATTCTGAGTACATAATTCCTGCCGATACACCAAGACCAACCTATTTTAATCAATCCGAAAAGTTAACCCAAGCAAAAAAGAAATATCCTGAACTTAGGAAAGTTTCAGCACAAGTTTTACAACAAACATTAAAACGCCTTGAGAAAGCTTTTGTTGCACTGTGGGAACAAAAACACGGTTTCCCTAGATTCAAAAAACCAGAGAAGATGCGCTCTTTTGTGTTTCCGCAGATAGGAGTTAATTCAATTCAAAAAGGAAAAATACTGCTTCCCAAGATTGGCTGGGTAAAATTTCATCAATCACGAGAAATCCCTGATAGTGGCAGGATTAAACAAGCTCAAATTGTTAAACGTGCTTCTGGTTGGTATATACTGCTCATTGTGCAGTGGGATGTAGATGTACCACAACCAATCCCGCACGGTGAAGCAGTAGGAATTGATGTCGGATTGACAAGTTTTATTGCTACCTCTAATGGGTTAACTGTCAAACGTCCGAGGTTTTTTGTAGATGCCGAACGCAAGCTTAAATTGCTGCAACAGCGTGTTTCCAGAAAACGGTTAGGCTCGAATAATTGGCACAAAGCTATTAAGAAAGTAGCAAAATTACATGAGTACGTTGCTAACTGTCGTAAGGACTGGCACTTTAAACTGTCTCACCAAATCTGCAATGGTGTTGGGATGGTATTTGTTGAAGACTTAAATCTAGTCGGGTTGTCCCGCAGCATATTAGGTAAACACTGCTTAGATGCGGCGTGGGGTCAATTCTTCAACATCCTGGAGCAAACCTGTTTTAAACGCGGTGTCTATTTTCAGAAAGTGGACAGTCACAAAACAAGCCAAATCTGCCCAAGCTGTGGAACCGATACAGGCAAGAAAGAGCTTTCAGAACGTACTCATGTTTGTTCAAACTGCGGCTATACATCAGATAGAGATGTTGCAGCCGCGCAGGTAGTTCTTCAAAGAGGGCTTGCAGCCGTAGGGCATACGGTCAAGATGCTTGTTGAGGGTAAATTTGTTGGAATCCCGAAGATGCAAGAATCTCTGAATTTATAA